The following proteins come from a genomic window of Canis lupus dingo isolate Sandy chromosome 20, ASM325472v2, whole genome shotgun sequence:
- the NCKIPSD gene encoding NCK-interacting protein with SH3 domain isoform X2, producing MSPLLPTAMPVSSTQPQAKQPLRATSLLGGPWEVWQEVLNCRTRHLGEAKGLEQDVLQAIDRAIEAVHNAAMRDGGKYSLEQRGVLQKLIHHRKETLSRRGPSASSPAAMTPSTSDHHLDAAAARQPNGMCRAGFERQHSLPSSEYLGADGGLYQIPPQPRRAAPATPPPPVKRRDREALMALGSGGRNTTPSGGSSVSSGSSVSSTSLDTLCTGSSSSELGPSCSPTPPPVPRRGTHTTVSHAQPPPSKVPAPEPPAEEVAVDTTSAPDELEALGALSLGTTDEKVVAEPAVPRTIGAELMELVRRNTGLSHELCRVAIGVVVGHIQASVPASSPVMEQVLLSLVEGKDLSTALPSGQVCHDQQRLEVIFADLARRKDDAQQRSWALYEDEGVIRCYLEELLHILTDADPEVCKKMCKRNEFESVLALVAYYQMEHRVSLRLLLLKCFGAMCSLDAAIISTLVSSVLPVELARDMQTDTQDHQKLCYSALILAMVFSMGEAVPYAHYEHLGTPFAQFLLSIVEDGLPLDTTEQLPDLCMNLLLALNLHLPAPDQNVIMTALSKHSNVKIFSEKLLLLLNRGDDPVRIFKHEPQPPHSILKFLQDVFASPATAAIFYHTDMMALIDITVRHIADLSPGDKLRVEYLSLMHAVIRSTPYLQHRHRLPDLQATLRRILTEEEASPQGQMDRMIVREMCKEFPVLGEDPS from the exons ATGTCACCGCTGCTACCCACAGCTATGCCAGTCTCATCCACACAGCCCCAGGCAAAGCAGCCCCTAAGAGCTACTTCTTTGCTAGGAGGGCCCTGGGAGGTGTGGCAGGAGGTCTTGAACTGCAGAACCAGACACCTGGGAGAAGCCAAG ggcctggagcaggATGTCCTCCAAGCGATTGACCGGGCCATTGAGGCTGTGCACAATGCAGCCATGCGGGATGGTGGCAAGTACAGCCTGGAGCAGCGTGGAGTCCTcca AAAGCTGATCCACCACCGGAAAGAGACCCTGTCTCGCAGAGGCCCCTCAGCCTCCAGTCCTGCAGCTATGACCCCGTCCACCAGTGATCACCATTTGGACGCTGCTGCCGCCAGACAACCCAATGGGATGTGTCGAGCTGGGTTCGAGCGGCAGCACAGCCTGCCCAGTTCGGAGTATCTTGGGGCCGATGGAGGCCTCTACCAG ATCCCGCCACAGCCTCGCCGAGCAGCTCCCGCCACGCCGCCCCCGCCCGTGAAGCGCCGAGACCGAGAGGCCCTGATGGCCCTGGGAAGTG GCGGCCGCAACACCACACCCTCCGGGGGCAGTTCTGTGTCCAGCGGCTCCTCAGTCAGCAGCACCTCCCTTGACACGCTCTGTACCGGCTCTAGCTCGTCTGAGCTGGGCCCCAGCTGCTCACCCACGCCCCCACCCGTGCCCCGCCGAGGCACCCATACCACTGTGTCCCATGCTCAGCCCCCTCCCTCCAAGGTGCCGGCCCCTGAGCCCCCTGCAGAGGAGGTAGCAGTCGATACCACCTCAGCCCCTGATGAGCTGGAGGCCCTGGGTGCTCTGAGCCTGGGGACCACAGACGAGAAGGTGGTGGCTGAGCCTGCCGTGCCCAGGACCATCGGGGCAGAGCTGATGGAGCTTGTGCGGAGAAACACCGGCCTGAGCCACGAGCTATGCCGTGTGGCCATTGGCGTCGTGGTGGGTCACATCCAGGCCTCTGTGCCGGCCAGCTCGCCTGTCATGGAGCAGGTCCTCCTCTCGCTGGTAGAGGGCAAG gACCTGAGCACCGCCCTGCCCTCTGGGCAGGTCTGCCATGACCAGCAGCGGCTGGAGGTGATCTTTGCAGACCTGGCTCGGCGGAAGGATGATGCCCAGCAGCGCAGCTGGGCCCTGTACGAGGACGAGGGTGTCATCCGCTGCTACCTGGAGGAGCTGCTGCACATTCTG ACTGACGCAGACCCTGAAGTTTGCAAGAAAATGTGCAAGAGAAATGAGTTCGAGTCTGTCCTGGCTTTGGTGGCCTACTACCAAATG GAGCACCGGGTGTCATTGCGGCTGCTGCTCCTCAAGTGCTTTGGTGCCATGTGCAGCCTGGATGCAGCCATCATCTCCACACTCGTGTCATCTGTGCTGCCTGTGGAGCTGGCACGAGACatgcagacagacacacagg ATCACCAGAAACTCTGTTACTCTGCCCTCATCCTGGCCATGGTCTTCTCCATGGGAGAGGCAGTGCCCTACGCACACTATG AGCACCTGGGCACTCCTTTCGCCCAGTTCCTGCTGAGCATCGTCGAGGACGGGCTGCCCCTGGACACCACAGAGCAGCTGCCGGATCTCTGCATGAACCTGCTTCTGGCTCTCAACTTGCACCTgccag CACCTGACCAGAACGTCATCATGACCGCTCTTAGCAAACACTCCAACGTCAAGATCTTCTCTGAGAAGCTGCTGTTGCTCCTGAACAGAGGAG ACGACCCCGTGCGCATCTTCAAACATGAGCCGCAGCCGCCACACTCCATCCTCAAGTTCCTGCAGGATGTATTCGCCAGCCCCGCCACAGCTGCCATCTTCTACCACACGGACATGATGGCGCTCATTGACATCACTGTGCGCCACATCGCGGACCTGTCACCTGGAGACAAG
- the NCKIPSD gene encoding NCK-interacting protein with SH3 domain isoform X1 yields MYRALYAFRSAEPNALAFAAGETFLVLERSSAHWWLAARARSGETGYVPPAYLRRLQGLEQDVLQAIDRAIEAVHNAAMRDGGKYSLEQRGVLQKLIHHRKETLSRRGPSASSPAAMTPSTSDHHLDAAAARQPNGMCRAGFERQHSLPSSEYLGADGGLYQIPPQPRRAAPATPPPPVKRRDREALMALGSGGRNTTPSGGSSVSSGSSVSSTSLDTLCTGSSSSELGPSCSPTPPPVPRRGTHTTVSHAQPPPSKVPAPEPPAEEVAVDTTSAPDELEALGALSLGTTDEKVVAEPAVPRTIGAELMELVRRNTGLSHELCRVAIGVVVGHIQASVPASSPVMEQVLLSLVEGKDLSTALPSGQVCHDQQRLEVIFADLARRKDDAQQRSWALYEDEGVIRCYLEELLHILTDADPEVCKKMCKRNEFESVLALVAYYQMEHRVSLRLLLLKCFGAMCSLDAAIISTLVSSVLPVELARDMQTDTQDHQKLCYSALILAMVFSMGEAVPYAHYEHLGTPFAQFLLSIVEDGLPLDTTEQLPDLCMNLLLALNLHLPAPDQNVIMTALSKHSNVKIFSEKLLLLLNRGDDPVRIFKHEPQPPHSILKFLQDVFASPATAAIFYHTDMMALIDITVRHIADLSPGDKLRVEYLSLMHAVIRSTPYLQHRHRLPDLQATLRRILTEEEASPQGQMDRMIVREMCKEFPVLGEDPS; encoded by the exons atGTATCGTGCGCTCTATGCGTTCCGCTCGGCGGAGCCCAACGCGCTGGCGTTCGCGGCGGGCGAGACCTTCCTGGTGCTGGAGCGCAGCAGCGCGCACTGGTGGCTGGCGGCGCGGGCGCGCAGTGGCGAGACGGGCTACGTGCCTCCCGCCTACCTGCGCCGCCTGCAG ggcctggagcaggATGTCCTCCAAGCGATTGACCGGGCCATTGAGGCTGTGCACAATGCAGCCATGCGGGATGGTGGCAAGTACAGCCTGGAGCAGCGTGGAGTCCTcca AAAGCTGATCCACCACCGGAAAGAGACCCTGTCTCGCAGAGGCCCCTCAGCCTCCAGTCCTGCAGCTATGACCCCGTCCACCAGTGATCACCATTTGGACGCTGCTGCCGCCAGACAACCCAATGGGATGTGTCGAGCTGGGTTCGAGCGGCAGCACAGCCTGCCCAGTTCGGAGTATCTTGGGGCCGATGGAGGCCTCTACCAG ATCCCGCCACAGCCTCGCCGAGCAGCTCCCGCCACGCCGCCCCCGCCCGTGAAGCGCCGAGACCGAGAGGCCCTGATGGCCCTGGGAAGTG GCGGCCGCAACACCACACCCTCCGGGGGCAGTTCTGTGTCCAGCGGCTCCTCAGTCAGCAGCACCTCCCTTGACACGCTCTGTACCGGCTCTAGCTCGTCTGAGCTGGGCCCCAGCTGCTCACCCACGCCCCCACCCGTGCCCCGCCGAGGCACCCATACCACTGTGTCCCATGCTCAGCCCCCTCCCTCCAAGGTGCCGGCCCCTGAGCCCCCTGCAGAGGAGGTAGCAGTCGATACCACCTCAGCCCCTGATGAGCTGGAGGCCCTGGGTGCTCTGAGCCTGGGGACCACAGACGAGAAGGTGGTGGCTGAGCCTGCCGTGCCCAGGACCATCGGGGCAGAGCTGATGGAGCTTGTGCGGAGAAACACCGGCCTGAGCCACGAGCTATGCCGTGTGGCCATTGGCGTCGTGGTGGGTCACATCCAGGCCTCTGTGCCGGCCAGCTCGCCTGTCATGGAGCAGGTCCTCCTCTCGCTGGTAGAGGGCAAG gACCTGAGCACCGCCCTGCCCTCTGGGCAGGTCTGCCATGACCAGCAGCGGCTGGAGGTGATCTTTGCAGACCTGGCTCGGCGGAAGGATGATGCCCAGCAGCGCAGCTGGGCCCTGTACGAGGACGAGGGTGTCATCCGCTGCTACCTGGAGGAGCTGCTGCACATTCTG ACTGACGCAGACCCTGAAGTTTGCAAGAAAATGTGCAAGAGAAATGAGTTCGAGTCTGTCCTGGCTTTGGTGGCCTACTACCAAATG GAGCACCGGGTGTCATTGCGGCTGCTGCTCCTCAAGTGCTTTGGTGCCATGTGCAGCCTGGATGCAGCCATCATCTCCACACTCGTGTCATCTGTGCTGCCTGTGGAGCTGGCACGAGACatgcagacagacacacagg ATCACCAGAAACTCTGTTACTCTGCCCTCATCCTGGCCATGGTCTTCTCCATGGGAGAGGCAGTGCCCTACGCACACTATG AGCACCTGGGCACTCCTTTCGCCCAGTTCCTGCTGAGCATCGTCGAGGACGGGCTGCCCCTGGACACCACAGAGCAGCTGCCGGATCTCTGCATGAACCTGCTTCTGGCTCTCAACTTGCACCTgccag CACCTGACCAGAACGTCATCATGACCGCTCTTAGCAAACACTCCAACGTCAAGATCTTCTCTGAGAAGCTGCTGTTGCTCCTGAACAGAGGAG ACGACCCCGTGCGCATCTTCAAACATGAGCCGCAGCCGCCACACTCCATCCTCAAGTTCCTGCAGGATGTATTCGCCAGCCCCGCCACAGCTGCCATCTTCTACCACACGGACATGATGGCGCTCATTGACATCACTGTGCGCCACATCGCGGACCTGTCACCTGGAGACAAG